The genomic stretch TCTGTGCTCCAAGCCTCGTTCATCTAACTTCGAAAGAGAACCGATAAATAATATAGAGAACGACGATTTTTATAAAAATGAACAAGGATGCGGGTTTTTGATAAGGACGAATATCAATTTTTTAATAGTCTAGCGGTTTAACCCTCTCAAAAAAGGCAAAGCTAATAGAAAGGCTTAGCAGCGGCCTAAGCTTATGAGGCTGTGTTTGTTACATAAACGCTTGAGAGGGGTAATGCATAATGAAACAAATATTATTAATTACGGATGGTTGCTCCAATGTAGGGCTTAGTCCGGTGGTGGCGGCTGCGCATGCCTATTCGGACGGCATTTCGGTTAATGTGGTGGGTGTACTCGATCATGGCGATGTGGGCGAGCTGGGTGCGGCGGAAATTGATGAGATCGCACGTGCGGGCGGAGGGCTGAGCAGAATGGTGAATACGCGTCAGCTCTCGCAGACGGTGCAGATGATGACGCGCAAGACAGTGGTGCAGACCATTCAGCTGGCAGTACAGAAGGAGCTAAAGCATGTGCTGGGCAATGATTCCATTGAAGCACTGCCCCCAGAGAAGCGAGGAGAGGTCGTACGTGTGATAGATGAGCTGGGAGAGAGCTCTAGTCTTCAGGTGGCCCTTCTTATTGATGCAAGCGCGAGCATGAAGCCTAAGCTGGCGGCGGTTGAGGAGGCCATACGCGATCTTATGCTGAGCCTGCAGGCTAGGCAAGGGAAAAGTGAAATTTCTGTTTTTCACTTTCCAGGCTCCAGACATGGAGATGATTGCATTATGGATTTAGGCTGGACGGATCATTTGAATGGCGTGAACGGGATATTTCCTAGGTTGCAAATGGGGGGGACAACGCCTACAGGTCCAGCGATTATGCATGTGATTGATTTTTATCGCCAAGGCAATTATGGTAGACAGAGCAGAGATGAAACGGATGGGATGATGAGTGGCTACGTCGTTTAAGGTTGATCTCCGCCGCGGCATGGTGGTAACCGGAAAGTGGAAGCAAGGGCGTTATCGGGTAGAGAGGTTGCTTGGAGAGGGCGCAAACGGTAAAGTATATCTCGTACAGCGCGATCGCAATTGGTATGCTTTGAAGCTTGGTCTGGATGCTATTGACCTGCAGTCGGAAATTAATGTATTGCAG from Paenibacillus sp. FSL H8-0548 encodes the following:
- a CDS encoding VWA domain-containing protein, producing MKQILLITDGCSNVGLSPVVAAAHAYSDGISVNVVGVLDHGDVGELGAAEIDEIARAGGGLSRMVNTRQLSQTVQMMTRKTVVQTIQLAVQKELKHVLGNDSIEALPPEKRGEVVRVIDELGESSSLQVALLIDASASMKPKLAAVEEAIRDLMLSLQARQGKSEISVFHFPGSRHGDDCIMDLGWTDHLNGVNGIFPRLQMGGTTPTGPAIMHVIDFYRQGNYGRQSRDETDGMMSGYVV